The proteins below come from a single Candidatus Planktophila dulcis genomic window:
- a CDS encoding ABC transporter substrate-binding protein — MKTMMKRGIALALPLALVFGATVAAPSQAADTEITWLIDNGQSNQDVAKALVTAYEKANPGNKVTVVLRPGGTDGDNLVKTKLATGSMEDVFTYNSGSLFQALAPTKNLLDMTSQPFMKNVLSGFYPVVSANKKIYGVPFGTASVGGILYNKKIYAKLKLKIPTTWDEFMANNKKIKAAGIDPVIQSYKETWTSQLFVLADYYNVQAAHPNFAADYTANKEKYAKNKTALRGFEYIEEIKKLNYFNRDYASTTYAQALDKLALGQGAHYPMATWAIPQIAAQQPANLEDVGFFAQPGPKASVNGVTVWVPSGTYIPAATKNAAAAAKFVGWLTSAKAVDVMNSVEGFAGGPYYIKAASIPNALPGAIQDVMKYFAKNATAPALEFVSPIKGPNLEKILVEVGLGITTAKKAAAAYDADVVKQAKQLGIKGW; from the coding sequence ATGAAGACAATGATGAAGCGCGGGATTGCTCTCGCTCTACCTCTCGCTCTTGTCTTTGGAGCGACAGTTGCTGCTCCATCACAAGCTGCAGATACAGAAATTACTTGGCTCATTGATAACGGCCAGAGCAACCAGGATGTTGCTAAGGCACTTGTAACTGCCTACGAGAAAGCAAACCCTGGCAACAAGGTCACTGTAGTTCTTCGTCCAGGTGGCACAGATGGAGATAACCTTGTTAAGACAAAGCTTGCAACAGGTTCAATGGAAGATGTATTCACATACAACTCCGGATCACTCTTCCAGGCTCTTGCTCCTACAAAGAATCTTCTTGACATGACAAGTCAGCCATTCATGAAAAATGTTCTCTCCGGTTTTTACCCAGTAGTTTCTGCTAATAAGAAAATTTACGGAGTTCCATTTGGAACAGCAAGCGTTGGCGGAATCCTCTACAACAAGAAGATTTACGCAAAGCTCAAGCTAAAGATTCCAACAACTTGGGATGAGTTCATGGCTAACAACAAGAAGATCAAGGCTGCTGGAATTGATCCAGTTATCCAGTCATACAAGGAAACTTGGACTTCACAGCTCTTCGTTCTTGCCGATTACTACAACGTTCAAGCTGCGCACCCAAACTTTGCTGCTGATTACACAGCAAATAAGGAGAAGTATGCAAAGAACAAAACTGCACTTCGCGGATTTGAGTACATTGAAGAGATCAAGAAGCTCAACTACTTCAACCGTGACTATGCATCAACCACATATGCACAAGCACTCGATAAGCTTGCGCTAGGTCAAGGTGCTCACTATCCAATGGCTACTTGGGCTATCCCACAGATTGCTGCACAGCAGCCTGCAAACCTTGAGGATGTTGGCTTCTTTGCTCAACCAGGTCCAAAGGCGAGCGTTAATGGTGTAACAGTATGGGTTCCATCTGGCACATACATTCCGGCGGCTACAAAGAACGCTGCAGCTGCAGCGAAGTTTGTTGGCTGGTTGACTTCAGCTAAGGCAGTCGACGTCATGAACAGCGTTGAAGGTTTTGCTGGCGGACCTTATTACATCAAGGCAGCAAGCATTCCTAACGCTCTTCCAGGTGCAATACAGGACGTCATGAAGTACTTCGCTAAGAATGCAACTGCTCCGGCACTTGAATTCGTTTCACCAATCAAGGGTCCAAACCTTGAAAAGATTCTCGTCGAGGTTGGACTAGGAATCACAACTGCTAAGAAGGCAGCAGCTGCATACGATGCAGATGTCGTTAAGCAGGCAAAGCAGCTCGGAATTAAGGGCTGGTAA
- a CDS encoding alpha-hydroxy acid oxidase translates to MDSIPLSVTKGGSCVGKNVKRQFPKPSELAPLLKFSLPTLRRKKRRLEQAYTIWDLRDIAKRRTPKGPFDYTDGSAESEVSLERARQAYRDLEFIPSILKDVSTADLTRTSLGETFSMPVGIAPTGFTRMMQTQGEIAGARAAEKFGIPFTLSTLGTSTIEDVVAAAPDGRNWFQLYMWKDREGSMALVERAKRAGVKNLMLTVDVPAAGQRIRDYRNGLTVPPRLTAGTVINAIPRPAWWINFLTTPSIEFASMKNWEGTVGELLDYMFDPTMTWEDLKWIREQWDGTLTVKGIQNLDDAKKAAKLGADAILLSNHGGRQLDRAPVMLHLLADIKKEFKKDYEIHIDTGIMHGADVLAAVALGAQFTYVGRAYLYGLMAGGQDGVERALEIMRTQMVRNMKLLGVNSLDELTPKHVRFLNRQ, encoded by the coding sequence ATGGATTCAATTCCACTGAGCGTAACTAAGGGCGGTTCCTGCGTGGGAAAGAATGTAAAGCGTCAGTTCCCAAAGCCCTCAGAGCTTGCACCGCTGCTTAAGTTTTCCTTGCCTACCCTGCGCCGCAAGAAGCGTCGCCTTGAGCAGGCTTACACAATCTGGGATCTGCGCGATATTGCCAAGCGCCGCACACCCAAAGGTCCATTTGATTACACCGATGGATCTGCAGAGAGTGAAGTAAGCCTCGAGCGAGCACGTCAGGCATATCGTGACCTCGAATTCATCCCAAGCATTCTTAAAGATGTATCAACTGCAGATTTAACGCGCACCTCTCTCGGTGAAACATTCTCAATGCCAGTAGGTATTGCTCCAACTGGTTTTACTCGCATGATGCAGACTCAAGGCGAAATCGCTGGTGCTCGTGCTGCTGAGAAATTTGGAATTCCATTTACTCTCTCAACTCTTGGAACAAGCACAATCGAAGATGTAGTCGCTGCTGCCCCTGATGGTCGCAACTGGTTCCAGTTATATATGTGGAAAGACCGCGAAGGAAGCATGGCACTTGTTGAACGTGCAAAGCGTGCTGGCGTTAAAAACCTCATGCTTACCGTTGATGTTCCTGCAGCGGGACAACGTATTCGTGATTACCGCAATGGACTTACCGTTCCTCCACGTTTAACTGCAGGAACAGTTATTAACGCAATCCCAAGACCTGCATGGTGGATTAACTTCTTAACCACACCTTCCATAGAATTTGCATCCATGAAGAATTGGGAAGGCACCGTTGGTGAACTCCTTGATTACATGTTTGATCCCACCATGACTTGGGAGGATCTCAAATGGATTCGCGAGCAGTGGGATGGCACATTGACTGTTAAAGGAATTCAGAATCTTGATGATGCAAAGAAAGCTGCAAAGTTAGGTGCTGACGCAATTCTTCTTTCAAACCACGGTGGTCGCCAGCTTGATCGTGCCCCAGTGATGTTGCATCTGCTTGCAGATATTAAGAAGGAATTTAAGAAGGATTACGAAATCCATATCGATACTGGAATCATGCATGGCGCAGATGTTCTGGCTGCTGTGGCACTCGGTGCTCAATTTACTTATGTGGGCCGTGCATACCTTTATGGCCTGATGGCTGGTGGGCAAGATGGTGTTGAGAGAGCTCTAGAGATTATGCGCACTCAGATGGTTCGTAATATGAAGTTACTTGGCGTCAATTCACTTGATGAGTTAACACCGAAGCATGTTCGCTTCCTCAATCGTCAGTAA
- a CDS encoding LacI family DNA-binding transcriptional regulator encodes MSVSLRDVAKAAKVSVGTVSNVLNRPEVVAPETLARVQGTIKDLGFVPNGFARHLRSGNSRTLGLIVPDVANPFFTEVARGVEDAASKRDYAVFLCNSDESATKEDRYINILIEQQVRGVLITPTDVKSDRLDAMRERGIAVTLVDREIKGRKQCSVSVDDIHGGQLGIEYLTGLGHTDIAWVCGPDSIPQVADRGAGVAKAAKFAGATVETIRVSLMNTTQGEEAAKKILALKTIPTAIFCANDLLALGVMRTLRENKLRIPEQVSVLGYDDIEFAASAAVPLSSISQPAYQMGVTAADLLLNECEEAETHEHQQIRFQPQLVERASTGKR; translated from the coding sequence ATGAGCGTAAGCCTTCGAGATGTAGCAAAGGCAGCAAAGGTCTCAGTCGGCACCGTCTCCAATGTCTTAAACCGCCCCGAGGTTGTGGCCCCCGAGACCCTGGCCCGCGTGCAAGGCACTATCAAGGATCTTGGATTCGTTCCCAACGGCTTTGCGCGCCACCTGCGCTCTGGCAATAGCCGAACTCTTGGCTTAATAGTCCCCGATGTGGCAAACCCATTCTTTACTGAAGTTGCCCGAGGCGTTGAAGATGCTGCAAGTAAGCGCGATTACGCAGTATTTCTCTGCAACTCCGATGAATCTGCTACCAAAGAAGATCGCTACATCAATATCTTGATTGAGCAGCAAGTTCGTGGAGTACTAATTACTCCTACAGATGTGAAATCTGATCGTCTTGATGCAATGCGCGAACGTGGAATTGCAGTGACTCTCGTTGACCGAGAAATCAAGGGCCGCAAGCAATGTTCGGTTTCAGTTGATGACATACATGGCGGACAGCTTGGAATAGAGTACTTAACTGGGCTTGGTCATACCGATATCGCCTGGGTATGTGGTCCTGACAGCATCCCACAGGTAGCAGATCGTGGTGCAGGTGTAGCAAAAGCTGCCAAGTTTGCTGGTGCCACAGTTGAAACTATTCGAGTTTCACTTATGAATACCACTCAAGGCGAAGAGGCGGCTAAGAAGATTTTAGCCTTGAAGACAATTCCCACCGCAATCTTCTGTGCAAATGATTTGTTGGCACTCGGAGTTATGCGCACCTTGCGAGAAAACAAATTGAGGATCCCAGAACAAGTTTCAGTTCTTGGCTATGATGATATTGAATTTGCTGCATCAGCGGCGGTACCACTTTCTTCCATTTCTCAGCCTGCATATCAGATGGGCGTTACAGCAGCAGATTTATTGCTCAATGAGTGTGAAGAAGCTGAAACGCATGAGCATCAGCAAATTCGCTTCCAACCACAACTAGTTGAACGCGCATCAACAGGAAAGCGCTAA
- a CDS encoding L-rhamnose mutarotase: MERVGFRLKLRKEKLDEYVLHHQNVWPEMLEALSETGWHNYSLFLDRRDATLIGYFETPDLQKALDGMAAKDVNERWQVFMAEYFESLEGRRPDEGFLKLENVFYLK, encoded by the coding sequence ATGGAGAGAGTTGGGTTCAGGCTCAAGCTTCGCAAGGAGAAGCTTGATGAGTACGTCCTGCACCACCAAAACGTCTGGCCAGAGATGCTTGAAGCCCTTTCTGAAACTGGATGGCATAACTACTCACTCTTCCTTGATCGCAGGGATGCAACCTTGATTGGTTACTTCGAAACCCCTGATCTTCAAAAGGCTCTCGATGGAATGGCTGCAAAGGATGTCAACGAACGTTGGCAGGTATTTATGGCTGAGTACTTTGAATCACTCGAAGGTCGCAGACCAGATGAAGGTTTCCTCAAGCTCGAAAATGTTTTCTACCTTAAATAA
- the rhaI gene encoding L-rhamnose isomerase, with protein MASTNEVKAVLNRLGVETPSWAYGNSGTRFKVFGQPGVPRDPYEKVADAAQVHKYTGAAPTVALHIPWDKVADYKDFATHAQGLGVKLGTINSNTFQDDQYILGSVCAPDPKVRANAVAHLLDCIDIMDQVNVQDLKLWFADGTNYPGQDNISDRQNRLAESLEKVYARLGANQRMLLEYKFFEPAFYHTDVPDWGTSLLHCMALGPKAMVVVDTGHHAPGTNIEFIVAGLLRAKRLGAFDFNSRFYADDDLIVGAADPFQLFRIMHEVNINGGFDMGTPVSYVLDQCHNVEAKIPGQIRSIMNVQEAVAKAVLVDQDALKRAQLAGDVLAGHEVLMDAYNTDVRGLLREWRSDKGIDPEPMKAYAASGYAKKIATDRVGGNQAGWGA; from the coding sequence ATGGCAAGCACAAATGAAGTAAAAGCAGTTCTCAACCGTTTAGGTGTTGAGACTCCTTCATGGGCCTATGGCAACTCCGGAACTCGCTTTAAGGTATTTGGTCAGCCGGGTGTGCCGCGCGATCCATACGAGAAGGTCGCAGATGCTGCGCAAGTACATAAGTACACCGGTGCTGCGCCAACAGTTGCTCTCCATATTCCATGGGACAAGGTTGCTGATTACAAAGACTTTGCAACACATGCACAAGGCCTTGGGGTAAAGCTCGGCACTATCAACTCCAATACCTTCCAAGATGATCAATACATTCTCGGATCTGTCTGTGCTCCAGATCCTAAGGTTCGTGCAAACGCCGTTGCTCACCTACTTGATTGCATCGACATCATGGATCAAGTCAACGTTCAAGATCTCAAACTCTGGTTTGCAGATGGAACTAACTACCCAGGACAAGACAACATCTCAGATCGTCAGAACCGTCTGGCTGAATCACTTGAAAAGGTTTACGCCCGCCTCGGTGCTAACCAGCGTATGTTGCTTGAATATAAGTTCTTTGAGCCAGCGTTCTATCACACCGATGTTCCTGACTGGGGCACTTCACTTTTACATTGCATGGCATTAGGGCCAAAGGCAATGGTCGTTGTTGATACTGGCCATCACGCACCTGGAACAAACATTGAATTCATTGTTGCTGGCTTGCTTCGTGCAAAGCGCCTTGGTGCATTCGACTTTAACTCACGTTTCTATGCTGATGATGACCTCATTGTTGGTGCAGCAGATCCATTCCAGCTCTTTCGCATTATGCATGAAGTAAATATCAATGGTGGTTTTGATATGGGAACACCTGTTTCATATGTACTGGATCAATGCCACAACGTTGAAGCGAAGATTCCTGGTCAGATTCGTTCCATTATGAATGTGCAAGAGGCTGTTGCTAAGGCAGTTCTTGTTGATCAAGATGCACTCAAGAGGGCTCAGCTTGCTGGAGATGTTCTTGCAGGACATGAAGTATTAATGGATGCATACAACACCGATGTTCGCGGACTTCTTCGCGAATGGCGCAGTGATAAAGGTATTGATCCAGAACCAATGAAGGCATATGCAGCAAGTGGATATGCAAAGAAGATTGCGACAGACCGCGTTGGCGGAAATCAAGCAGGTTGGGGAGCTTAA
- a CDS encoding bifunctional aldolase/short-chain dehydrogenase, whose product MSNKTIEELLGRSNRLGSNPKFTNYAGGNTSAKGAAQDPSTGKDVEVLYVKGSGGDLGTLKEAGLAGLYLDRMRALNDVYRGVEHEDEMVALFDYCTFGRGGAAPSIDTAMHGLVDAAHVDHLHPDSIIALATAADGPALTKECFGDEILWVDWRRPGFQLGLDIAKMAKENPAAKGVILGGHGLTTWAQTSAECEKRSIDAIEKAEKFLAAKGKKDPFGTLVKEWAPLSPDARKAKAALLAPALRGIASMDAPMLGGFSDTDVVLDFISHSELPRLAALGTSCPDHFLRTKISPMVLDTPADASVEDVIARAHELHEKYRQTYAAYYKKYAKPESPAMRGADPLIILVPGVGMFSYGKDKQTARVAGEFYINAINVMRGAESVSAYKPIAESEKFNIEYWDLEEAKLRRMPKPKPLAGRVAIVTGGGSGIGRATSLRLAAEGACVVVADRDLDAATAVAAEIGNSDRAIAVKVDVTDEDAIIATVHASSLAFGGVDLVVNNAGLSLSKSLVDTTVADWDLQHDVMARGSFLMSRESAKAMIAQKMGGDIVYISSKNSIFAGPNNIAYGATKADQAHQVRLLAAELGGHQIRVNGINPDGVVRGSGIFSSGWGANRAAVYGVEEEKLGEYYAQRSILKREVLPENIAAAVFVLCSSDLSLTTGLHIPVDSGVAAAFMR is encoded by the coding sequence ATGTCGAATAAAACTATTGAAGAGTTATTGGGTCGATCGAACCGTCTCGGGAGTAACCCAAAGTTCACCAACTATGCAGGTGGAAATACATCTGCAAAGGGCGCCGCACAAGATCCATCAACAGGCAAAGACGTTGAAGTTCTTTATGTAAAAGGATCTGGAGGCGATTTAGGTACGCTTAAAGAGGCCGGTCTTGCTGGTCTCTATCTTGATCGCATGCGCGCTTTAAATGATGTCTATCGCGGTGTCGAACATGAAGATGAGATGGTCGCACTCTTTGATTACTGCACCTTCGGTCGCGGTGGCGCAGCTCCTAGTATCGATACAGCAATGCACGGACTTGTTGATGCTGCGCATGTAGATCACTTGCATCCTGATTCCATCATCGCACTTGCAACGGCTGCAGATGGTCCAGCACTTACAAAAGAGTGTTTTGGAGATGAAATTCTCTGGGTTGATTGGCGCCGTCCAGGGTTCCAACTTGGTCTTGATATCGCAAAGATGGCGAAGGAAAATCCAGCAGCAAAAGGTGTGATTCTTGGAGGGCATGGGCTCACAACATGGGCGCAAACTTCTGCTGAGTGCGAGAAGCGCTCTATCGATGCAATTGAGAAGGCTGAAAAGTTCTTAGCTGCAAAGGGTAAGAAGGATCCATTTGGAACACTCGTCAAAGAGTGGGCTCCACTTTCACCAGATGCCCGCAAAGCAAAGGCGGCACTTCTTGCACCTGCACTACGAGGCATCGCATCTATGGATGCACCGATGCTCGGTGGCTTTAGCGATACAGATGTAGTTCTAGATTTCATTTCACATTCAGAGTTGCCACGTCTTGCAGCTCTTGGCACATCATGCCCGGATCACTTCTTGCGCACGAAGATTTCACCGATGGTTCTAGACACACCTGCTGATGCATCTGTTGAAGATGTTATTGCACGTGCACATGAGCTTCATGAGAAGTATCGCCAAACATATGCCGCCTACTACAAGAAGTATGCAAAGCCTGAAAGCCCAGCGATGCGTGGAGCCGATCCACTCATCATCTTGGTCCCAGGCGTTGGAATGTTTAGCTACGGGAAAGATAAGCAGACTGCACGTGTTGCAGGTGAGTTCTATATCAACGCTATCAACGTCATGCGAGGAGCTGAATCTGTTTCAGCCTATAAACCAATTGCTGAATCTGAAAAGTTCAATATTGAGTACTGGGATCTTGAAGAGGCAAAGCTGCGTCGCATGCCAAAACCAAAGCCGCTAGCGGGCCGCGTCGCCATCGTCACAGGTGGTGGCTCAGGTATTGGTAGGGCAACATCACTGCGCCTTGCAGCTGAAGGTGCCTGTGTTGTTGTTGCAGATCGCGATCTAGATGCTGCTACAGCTGTTGCTGCTGAGATTGGTAATTCAGATAGAGCGATTGCAGTCAAGGTAGATGTCACTGATGAGGATGCAATCATCGCAACCGTTCATGCTTCTTCCCTTGCATTCGGTGGCGTTGACCTCGTTGTCAATAATGCAGGTCTTTCACTGAGTAAGTCACTTGTTGATACAACGGTTGCGGATTGGGATCTTCAGCATGATGTGATGGCTCGTGGTTCTTTCTTGATGTCTCGCGAGTCAGCAAAGGCCATGATTGCGCAGAAGATGGGTGGAGATATTGTCTATATCTCATCAAAGAACTCAATCTTCGCCGGTCCTAATAACATCGCATACGGTGCAACTAAGGCAGATCAAGCACATCAAGTTCGACTTCTAGCTGCCGAACTTGGTGGACATCAAATTCGCGTCAATGGCATTAATCCTGATGGTGTTGTTCGTGGTTCAGGAATTTTCTCATCAGGGTGGGGTGCAAACCGTGCAGCTGTCTACGGTGTAGAAGAAGAGAAGTTAGGTGAGTACTACGCACAACGTTCCATTTTGAAGAGAGAAGTACTGCCAGAAAATATCGCAGCTGCTGTCTTTGTTCTCTGCTCATCTGATCTTTCACTGACAACCGGTCTTCATATTCCAGTTGATAGTGGAGTCGCTGCCGCATTTATGCGATAG